In Mycolicibacterium lutetiense, the sequence GTTCGTGGTCAGGGCTGCGGGCTCCACAGACCGCGCCGCATTCCTGGACCGGTTCACCACTGAGTTGTTGCCCCGGCAGAACTGACCCCGGCGAGAACTCCGAGGGTGAACCCGGGGGTGTCGACTTCCGTATTAGGGGGTATGCGCAGGCCGTGCGTGTGCTGCGCCCTGAGCGAAGGAGACTGCCATGACGTTGCGACTCCCGCGGTTGCACCGATCGGTCCTATCCGGCCTGGCCGGCGTGCTGGCGGCAGTTGGGGTGGTGTTGGCGCTCGTCGCGGCACCGACCGCAGCCGCCGACGACCGGCTGCAGTTCACCGGCACCACCTTGTCGGGCGCCCCGTTCAACGGGTCGAGCCTGGCCGGGCGGCCTGCGGTGCTGTGGTTCTGGACGCCGTGGTGCCCGTTCTGCAACGCCGAGGCACCATCGGTGAGCCAGGTCGCTGCGGCCAATCCGCAGGTCAGCTTCGTCGGTGTGGCGGCACACTCAGATGTCGGGGCCATGCAGGGATTCGTCGACAAGTACCACCTCAATTTCCCCAATCTCAATGATGCCGACGGGTCGATCTGGGCCCGCTACAACGTCCCGTGGCAGCCGGCGTATGTCTTCTACCGCGCCGACGGAACGTCCACGTTCGTCAACAACCCCACGTCGGCGATGCCGCAGCAGGAGCTGACCGAACGGGTCGCGGCCCTGAAGAGCTAGGCGCCGGGCGTGCCAGACAACCTGGTGGCATTGGCGTTCGGCGCCGGACTCGTCGCGGCACTCAATCCCTGCGGTTTCGCGCTGTTGCCCGGCTACCTGGCGCTGGTGGTGCAGGGCACCTCGCCGCGCGGACCGCTCAACGCGGTGGCGCGAGCACTCGTGGCCACCCTGGTGATGACCGCCGGATTCGTTGCGGTATTCGGCACCTTCGGCCTGCTGACCGTCGCCGCCGCAAACACTGTGCAGCGATACCTTCCCTACGTCACCTTGCTTATCGGGATCGTCCTGATCCTGCTGGGGGTCTGGTTGCTCGCGGGCCGCGGACTCGGGTTGCTGCTGCCCGACGCGGTGGTGGGCCGTGCCGGATGGGCACCCACTGCGCGGCTGGGCTCGATGGCCGGATACGGCGTCGGATATGCGCTGGCATCACTCACGTGCACCGTGGGGCCCTTCCTGGCGGTCACCGGCGCAACCCTGGAATCGAACACCGCGCTGCACCGGGTAGCGGTATTCGCCGCGTACGCGGGAGGGTTCGCCCTCGTCGTCGGCGTGCTGGCCGTGGCAACAGCGTTGGCCGGCACCGTCGTGCTCGACCGATTGCGCCGCGTCGTCCCCTACATCGGCCGGATCAGCGGCGCCCTGCTGATCGCCGTCGGCGCCTATGTCGCCTACTACGGCTGGTATGAGATCCAATTGTTCAGCGCCGCAGGGAATCCCGATGATCCGGTGATCGCTGCCGCCGGCCGCCTGCAGGGCACTTTGGTGGGATGGGTGCACCGGAACGGCGGATGGCCGTGGGTGCTGGCCCTGCTGGTATTGGTGGCGCTCGGTGTGTGGCGGGTCAGATTCGCCGCGAGAACTCGCCGCGCACATCCGGCCACGGTGGACGACGCACCATAGCGATTGTTGCCAATGTCGCTGCCACCAACCCGATCAGTTCACCCATCAACGCGATCCGCGTGGTGTCCACGGCAGGGACCCAGGTGGATTTGCCGTCCTTGACGACGAAAATCCCGAGGGGCCTGGACATGGACCGCCCGCTGTCGGGCCGGTGCCAGACCTTACTGGCCGGTATCACCGTCGCCCCGTCGGGCGTCACATAGGGGTCACCGAAGACCCGTGAGGTCGTCGCGGTATCAGCAGTGATGCTGTCGAGCGCATCGGGAAGGCGCACGCCGGGCATCCTTTCATTCAGCGGTCAAAGTCGGACTCGTCGTCGAGCGGCACGACGATCGCCTGATCGATCAGGTCGGCCTCGGTGGCTTCCACGTCGGGTGAGATGCGCACCCGACGCAGATCCGACAATGCGTCGTCCTCGTCGTCGACACTGACCGGTATCAGTTGTTCCACGACGTCGGCCTCTGGGGCGTCGTCATCGAGGCTGTCCTCATCGAATCCGCCATCGTTCGCGTGCGTCATGATTTCCCCTCACCGACCGGCATCGCCGTGCATACCGATTGTGCTACTTCTGAACTCGCGTTTCAACGCGAATTTCGGTCCATTCAGCGCGCGGGCGGGCCTGCCGGGGTCTCGGTGGCGTCGCGGCGCCGCGCCGCCATCCCGGCCAGCGCCTCGAACACCACCCGGTGCGCGGCGTTCACCGTGAGCTCGGCGTGGTCGTAGGCCGGGGCCACCTCCACCACGTCGACCCCGACGACGTCATGGGCGCGGCACAGCTGTCGCACCATCCGCAGTAGGTCGGCGCTGGTGATACCGCCGGGCTCCGGCGTGCCGGTGCCCGGCGCATGTGCCGGATCGAGGACGTCGATATCGACGGAGACATAGAGCTTTTCGGCTTTCTGTAGTGCTTCGGAAACCGCGTCGGCCATCACCTCCTTGAATCCGCGCTCCCAGATCTCCTGCATGGTGTGCCACGTCATGCCCTGCTCCAGCATCCATTCGAAAGTGTCCTGCGGCGGCCAGTAACCCCGCAGCCCGACCTGGACGAAATGGGTGCCGGGCACCGCGCCGGACTCGATGAGCCGACGCATCGGGGTGCCGTGACTGGCCAGATTGCCCTCGATGTTGTCGGCGGTGTCGGCATGCGCATCGAAATGCACGATGCCGACGTTGCCGTAGCCGTGGACATCGGCCACCGCGGTCGCCGAGGGCCAGGTGATCGAATGGTCGCCGCCGAGCACCACCGGAACGATCCCGCGCGAGGCCACCGCATGAACCCGCTCGCGGATGTTGGCATGGGAGACCTCGGCCTGCCCGTGCGGGCAGTACGCATCGCCGAAGTCGACCACTTCGAGCCAGTCGAAGATCTCCAGGCCCAGGTCGAGGTGATAGGTACCCGGTTCGTAGGCCGTCGCCCGAATCGCGCGCGGACCGAACCGGGCGCCGGGACGATTGGTCGTCGAAATGTCGAACGGTGCACCGACGATCGCCACATCAGGCTGCCAGGTGTCGAGTTGCGCCGCCTCGGTCAGGAACGGCCGGTGCCCGAACGAGACCATGCCCGAGTGCGGCAGGTCGAGTTGCTCGGCCATGCCGGGCGGCAATTCACGCTGTGGATCGTGATCGTGCTGATCGCCCATGTCCAGACATTACCGCCGCGGGCACCGCGGTACGGCCGGGTCGAAAGATTCATTGGCGGGCAACGGAACTGAGCGCGCTGCGAACACATTCTGGAACGGGTCGCTTGGACCAGTCACCGGTCGAGACCACGACGTAGACGTTGCTGCCGCAGACTCTGGGCTGCTCGTCACCGGAGGCGTCGGTGCCGAGCACCGTGAAACCCAGGGTGAAGCTGGTGGTGCCGATGTGCTCGCACTGCACCGCGACCCGCACCGATTCCCGCCACCGGACCGGCGACCGAAAATCGATCTCGGTGTGCACCACCTGCATGTCGAGTCCATCGGCGATCAGGTCGGCGTAACTCACCCGCAGGTGGTCGAACAGCCCGGTGCACGCCTCGTCGAACCAGGTGAGGTAGTGGCCGTTGAACACCACACCCTGCTGGTCGATCTCGGCGTACCGGGGAACGATGCCGAAGCTGTACCGCGTCACCGCTCCACGGTAACCGGTGTTCGGGAGACACTTGCCTGGTGAACCTGGTGACCCTCGAGGACATCGACGCCGCTGCCCGGCGGATCGATGCCGACATCGTGCGAACCCCGCTGCTTCCCGCCGGCTGGGGAGACCGTGAACGGCCGTTGTGGCTCAAGCCCGAGAATCTGCAACCGATCGGCGCATTCAAGATCCGCGGCGCGTTCAATGCGTTGGGTCGACTCGATCCCGGCGTGCGGGCCGCCGGAGTGGTGGCGTATTCCAGCGGCAATCATGCTCAGGCGGTGGCGTATGCGGCCGCGGCCTTCGGCGTCACCGCACACATCGTGATGCCCGAGGAGACGCCGACGGTGAAGGTGCAGGCCACCAGGGATCATGGGGCGCAGGTGGTGTTGTGCGGGGCCGGGCAGCGTGAGTCGGTCGCCGCCGAGCTGGTCGAGCGGACCGGTGGGGTGCTGGTGCCGCCGTTCGACCATCCCGACGTGATCGCCGGTCAGGGCACCATCGGACTGGAGATCGCCCGGGATCTTCCCGATGTTGCATCCGTGTTCATCCCGATCAGCGGTGGCGGACTGGCCTCGGGTGTGGGTACCGCTGTCCGTTCCCTGTGCCCGCAGGCCAGGATCTTCGGTGTAGAGCCAGAACTCGCCGCCGATACCGCCGAAAGCCTGGCTGTGGGTCACCGCGTGGACTGGCCTGTGGCGCAACGGAACCGGACCATCGCCGACGGGCTGCGGTCGACACCGTCGGCATTGACGTTCGCCCACCTGCAACGTGTTCTCGACGATGTCATCACCGTGACCGAGTCTGAGATCCGTTCAGCGGTCCGAGAACTCGCGTACCGTGCGCACTTGGTCGCCGAACCCAGCGGTGCGGTGGCGCTGGCGGGTTACCGCAAGGCGACCGCGCCGTCTGGTCCGGCGGTCGTGATCGTCTCGGGCGGCAACATCGAACCGCTGTCGTTGGCCGAGATCCTGTCCGGGGGTCAGTGAACACCTTCCATCAGGCGGCTGATCCGCGGTGACATCAGCAGGACCACGACACCCGCGAGGATGGCCACCGCCCCGAGAATCCCGAAGTAGGCGAACTCGTCGGCGGGATCGTAGTGCTGCGCGAGGACACCTGACATCGCCGTGCCCAGTCCTACCGAGAAGAACAGAAGTGCCATCATCTGAGATCGGAACGCTTCTGGCGCAAGCTTTGTCGTCACCGAGAGTCCGATCGGCGACAAGAGCAACTCGGAAACCGCGAACACCACCATGATGCCCGCCACCAACAATGCCGGCACCATCTTGCCGGTGGTCTGTGCCATCGGTAGGAACAGCAGGAACGCTGCGCCCACGCCGATCACCCCGTAGCCGAACTTGTGCGGTGTGGTGGGTGCCCGGTTGCCCAGCCGGGTCCACAGGATCGCGAACAAGGGGGAGAGCAGGATGATCCAGACGGGCTCGATCGACCCGATCCAGCTCGACGGCGCGGTCCAACCGAAGACGGACCAGTTGACCCGTTCGTCGGAGTAGATGGCCAGCAC encodes:
- a CDS encoding protein disulfide oxidoreductase — encoded protein: MTLRLPRLHRSVLSGLAGVLAAVGVVLALVAAPTAAADDRLQFTGTTLSGAPFNGSSLAGRPAVLWFWTPWCPFCNAEAPSVSQVAAANPQVSFVGVAAHSDVGAMQGFVDKYHLNFPNLNDADGSIWARYNVPWQPAYVFYRADGTSTFVNNPTSAMPQQELTERVAALKS
- a CDS encoding cytochrome c biogenesis CcdA family protein, with product MPDNLVALAFGAGLVAALNPCGFALLPGYLALVVQGTSPRGPLNAVARALVATLVMTAGFVAVFGTFGLLTVAAANTVQRYLPYVTLLIGIVLILLGVWLLAGRGLGLLLPDAVVGRAGWAPTARLGSMAGYGVGYALASLTCTVGPFLAVTGATLESNTALHRVAVFAAYAGGFALVVGVLAVATALAGTVVLDRLRRVVPYIGRISGALLIAVGAYVAYYGWYEIQLFSAAGNPDDPVIAAAGRLQGTLVGWVHRNGGWPWVLALLVLVALGVWRVRFAARTRRAHPATVDDAP
- the speB gene encoding agmatinase — protein: MGDQHDHDPQRELPPGMAEQLDLPHSGMVSFGHRPFLTEAAQLDTWQPDVAIVGAPFDISTTNRPGARFGPRAIRATAYEPGTYHLDLGLEIFDWLEVVDFGDAYCPHGQAEVSHANIRERVHAVASRGIVPVVLGGDHSITWPSATAVADVHGYGNVGIVHFDAHADTADNIEGNLASHGTPMRRLIESGAVPGTHFVQVGLRGYWPPQDTFEWMLEQGMTWHTMQEIWERGFKEVMADAVSEALQKAEKLYVSVDIDVLDPAHAPGTGTPEPGGITSADLLRMVRQLCRAHDVVGVDVVEVAPAYDHAELTVNAAHRVVFEALAGMAARRRDATETPAGPPAR
- a CDS encoding acyl-CoA thioesterase, encoding MTRYSFGIVPRYAEIDQQGVVFNGHYLTWFDEACTGLFDHLRVSYADLIADGLDMQVVHTEIDFRSPVRWRESVRVAVQCEHIGTTSFTLGFTVLGTDASGDEQPRVCGSNVYVVVSTGDWSKRPVPECVRSALSSVARQ
- a CDS encoding threonine ammonia-lyase — translated: MNLVTLEDIDAAARRIDADIVRTPLLPAGWGDRERPLWLKPENLQPIGAFKIRGAFNALGRLDPGVRAAGVVAYSSGNHAQAVAYAAAAFGVTAHIVMPEETPTVKVQATRDHGAQVVLCGAGQRESVAAELVERTGGVLVPPFDHPDVIAGQGTIGLEIARDLPDVASVFIPISGGGLASGVGTAVRSLCPQARIFGVEPELAADTAESLAVGHRVDWPVAQRNRTIADGLRSTPSALTFAHLQRVLDDVITVTESEIRSAVRELAYRAHLVAEPSGAVALAGYRKATAPSGPAVVIVSGGNIEPLSLAEILSGGQ